Proteins encoded by one window of Pirellulales bacterium:
- a CDS encoding thioredoxin family protein, with product MPRLSCFQRTLLMGSVLLGAGCEIRDQAPQPQSLGSAEPAGDRRPAAGLPSGQIAFVEGFERGFQMARDEQKPMLLFFTAQWCKYCHQMANEAFAEEAVVALSRDFVCVLIDADAEPQACRQFEVRSFPTIQFVSSRGMRLNRVTGKQPAQQLVTQMKAALQAVARREQTTAQR from the coding sequence ATGCCACGTTTATCTTGTTTTCAACGCACGCTTCTCATGGGCAGCGTGTTGCTCGGCGCCGGTTGCGAAATCCGCGATCAGGCACCCCAGCCTCAGAGCTTGGGTTCGGCTGAGCCAGCGGGCGACCGCCGGCCAGCGGCGGGCCTGCCAAGTGGCCAAATCGCTTTTGTCGAAGGCTTCGAACGGGGCTTTCAGATGGCGCGCGACGAGCAAAAGCCCATGCTGCTGTTCTTCACGGCCCAATGGTGCAAGTATTGCCATCAAATGGCCAATGAGGCGTTCGCCGAGGAAGCGGTGGTGGCGCTGTCGCGCGACTTCGTGTGCGTGCTGATCGACGCCGATGCCGAACCTCAGGCCTGCCGCCAGTTCGAGGTGCGCAGCTTTCCGACCATCCAGTTTGTATCGTCGCGCGGCATGCGGCTGAACCGCGTCACGGGCAAGCAGCCCGCCCAGCAATTGGTCACGCAGATGAAGGCCGCTTT